A part of Thioalkalivibrio sp. ALJ12 genomic DNA contains:
- a CDS encoding PP0621 family protein has product MRLLLLIVAIVAVFLAVRTLVRSTSARKESVSRDARPDRLKEGGAVIRCAYCGVHVPEAEAYRDGDRLYCSPQHAEIDRNRQNTGPGSDSGAD; this is encoded by the coding sequence ATGCGCCTGCTGCTGCTCATCGTTGCCATCGTCGCTGTCTTTCTGGCGGTCCGCACCCTGGTGCGCTCCACCAGCGCGCGCAAGGAGTCCGTCTCGCGTGACGCCCGCCCCGACCGCCTGAAGGAAGGCGGCGCGGTGATCCGTTGCGCCTATTGTGGCGTACACGTCCCGGAGGCCGAGGCCTACCGCGATGGCGATCGCCTCTACTGCTCCCCGCAACACGCCGAGATCGACCGCAACCGGCAGAATACCGGGCCCGGTTCCGACTCGGGCGCCGACTGA
- the ppc gene encoding phosphoenolpyruvate carboxylase — protein sequence MTQTDLDDRFLPKDKELRARVRLFGELLGNVIRKLEGQTVFDAVEKLRRGFVSLRKDEDPQLRQRLMADITHFDATLTERVIRAFSIYFSLVNIAEEDLFYRWRRAQVSSGEPLWTGSFDQTLRELHNEGVTAAELERLLAELHYQPVFTAHPTEARRRTTMENQRRVFETADRLNQPELGEEERRLIIEELETQIQLLWRTNEVRVKKPQVQDEIKYGLFYFEESLFEAIPLSYRFLEKAIRRIYGVHPDGSLPVRIPAFLHFGSWIGGDRDGNPNVTPEVTELACRLAMEQVLREYIKRVNHLRNVLTHSAYMCQPSQEFLDSLDADSNIANAVFHGASDRFESEPYRRKLYIMRYRLRETLETVCRRIQGEAAVLPTNSAYADANAFLQDLNLIRDSLISHGDRNIASGALTDLIRLVETCGFHLHHLDVRQESTVHSEAIAQLLQQLAPEVNYNTLDESGRQKVLSDLIAAPSLADLNREALDEGALETLRVFEVIQSMRREIGPDGIGTYVISMTHAASHVLEVLLLGRLTGLAGEDENGEPFCHLRISPLFETIEDLLHVEDVLEGLLSNPVYARLLSASGNVQDVMLGYSDSCKDGGILASSWNLYEAQKKIVGITDRFGVRCQLFHGRGGTVGRGGGPTHESILAQPPATVQGRIKFTEQGEVLSYKYSNAETAVYELGMGATGLMLASRSLIRTARQDRDEYRDTMGELARAGEDAYRDLIDRTPGILDYFYEITPVQEIGFLNIGSRPSHRRKTDRSKSSIRAIPWVFGWAQSRHTLPAWYGIGSALEQWRGEDPARLEQLQRMYQEWPFFRSLLSNCQMALTKADMRTAAEYARLCSDPELAERLYSRVREEHTRTVNEVLRVARLDRLMDETPLLARSLQRRNPYLDPLNSIQIHLLRESRQFDAEADDDADNPWLSPLLRSINAIAAGMRNTG from the coding sequence ATGACTCAAACCGACCTAGACGACCGATTCCTGCCCAAGGACAAGGAACTGCGCGCCCGCGTGCGCCTGTTCGGCGAACTGCTGGGTAACGTAATCCGCAAGCTGGAAGGCCAGACCGTATTCGACGCAGTGGAAAAGCTCCGCCGCGGTTTCGTGAGCCTGCGCAAGGACGAAGATCCCCAGCTGCGCCAGCGTCTGATGGCGGACATCACCCACTTCGACGCGACCCTGACCGAACGCGTGATCCGCGCGTTCAGCATCTACTTCAGCCTGGTCAACATCGCCGAGGAAGACCTGTTCTACCGCTGGCGGCGCGCGCAGGTCTCCAGCGGCGAGCCGCTGTGGACCGGCTCGTTCGACCAGACGCTGCGCGAATTGCACAACGAGGGTGTGACCGCCGCCGAACTGGAACGCCTGCTCGCGGAACTGCACTACCAGCCGGTATTCACCGCGCACCCCACCGAGGCCCGTCGCCGGACCACGATGGAGAACCAGCGCCGCGTGTTCGAGACAGCCGACCGGCTCAACCAGCCCGAGCTGGGCGAGGAAGAACGCCGCCTGATCATCGAGGAGCTGGAGACCCAGATCCAGCTGCTGTGGCGCACCAACGAGGTGCGGGTGAAAAAGCCGCAGGTCCAGGACGAGATCAAGTACGGGTTGTTCTATTTCGAGGAGAGCCTGTTCGAGGCAATACCGCTGTCCTACCGCTTCCTGGAGAAGGCGATCCGGCGCATCTACGGGGTACACCCAGACGGCAGCCTGCCCGTGCGCATCCCGGCCTTTCTGCACTTCGGCTCCTGGATTGGCGGTGACCGTGACGGTAACCCGAACGTCACCCCGGAAGTCACCGAACTGGCCTGCCGCCTGGCGATGGAGCAGGTCCTGCGCGAGTACATCAAGCGGGTCAATCACCTGCGCAATGTCCTCACCCATTCAGCCTATATGTGCCAGCCGTCGCAGGAATTCCTCGACAGCCTGGACGCCGACAGCAACATCGCCAACGCCGTGTTCCACGGCGCCTCCGACCGTTTCGAGAGCGAACCGTACCGGCGCAAGCTGTACATCATGCGCTACCGCCTGCGCGAGACGCTGGAGACGGTCTGCCGGCGCATCCAGGGCGAGGCGGCCGTGCTGCCGACCAACAGCGCCTACGCCGACGCCAATGCCTTTCTGCAGGACCTGAACCTGATCCGCGACTCGCTGATCAGCCATGGCGACCGCAACATCGCCTCCGGCGCGCTGACCGACCTGATCCGTCTGGTCGAGACCTGCGGCTTCCACCTGCATCACCTGGACGTGCGCCAGGAGTCCACGGTCCACAGCGAGGCCATCGCCCAGCTGCTGCAGCAACTGGCACCGGAGGTCAACTACAACACGCTGGACGAGTCCGGCCGCCAGAAGGTCCTGAGCGACCTGATCGCGGCACCATCGCTGGCCGATCTGAATCGCGAGGCCCTCGACGAGGGCGCACTGGAGACCCTGCGCGTATTCGAGGTCATCCAGTCGATGCGCCGCGAGATCGGTCCGGATGGCATCGGCACCTACGTGATCTCGATGACCCACGCCGCCTCGCATGTGCTGGAGGTCCTGCTGCTGGGCCGCCTGACGGGGCTGGCCGGCGAGGACGAGAACGGCGAGCCGTTCTGCCACCTGCGCATCTCGCCGTTGTTCGAGACCATTGAGGACTTGCTGCATGTCGAGGACGTGCTGGAAGGCCTGCTGTCCAACCCGGTCTATGCCCGCCTGTTGTCCGCCTCCGGCAACGTCCAGGACGTAATGCTCGGCTACTCCGACTCCTGCAAGGATGGCGGCATCCTCGCCTCCAGCTGGAACCTCTACGAGGCGCAGAAGAAGATCGTCGGGATCACCGACCGCTTTGGCGTGCGCTGCCAGCTGTTCCACGGGCGCGGTGGTACCGTGGGCCGCGGCGGCGGCCCGACCCATGAATCTATCCTCGCCCAGCCCCCGGCCACCGTGCAGGGGCGGATCAAGTTCACCGAGCAGGGCGAGGTGCTGTCGTACAAGTATTCCAACGCAGAGACGGCGGTCTACGAACTGGGCATGGGGGCGACCGGTCTGATGCTCGCCTCGCGCAGCCTGATCCGCACGGCACGCCAGGACCGTGACGAATACCGCGACACGATGGGCGAGCTGGCCCGTGCTGGCGAGGATGCCTACCGCGACCTGATCGACCGCACGCCGGGGATTCTCGACTACTTCTACGAGATTACCCCGGTGCAGGAGATCGGTTTCCTGAATATCGGTTCGCGCCCCTCCCACCGGCGCAAGACGGATCGTTCCAAGAGCTCGATCCGGGCGATCCCCTGGGTGTTCGGCTGGGCACAGTCGCGCCATACCCTGCCCGCCTGGTACGGGATCGGATCGGCCCTGGAACAGTGGCGAGGCGAGGACCCGGCACGCCTGGAACAGCTGCAGCGGATGTACCAGGAGTGGCCATTCTTCCGTTCTCTGCTGTCGAACTGCCAGATGGCCCTGACCAAGGCGGACATGCGCACCGCGGCCGAGTACGCACGTCTTTGCAGCGACCCGGAGCTGGCCGAACGGCTGTACTCGCGCGTGCGCGAGGAGCACACACGCACGGTCAACGAGGTCCTGCGCGTGGCCCGGCTGGACCGACTGATGGACGAGACACCGCTGTTGGCGCGCTCGCTGCAGCGGCGCAACCCGTATCTGGACCCGCTCAACAGCATCCAGATCCACCTGCTGCGCGAGTCGCGCCAGTTCGACGCCGAAGCCGACGACGACGCGGACAACCCCTGGCTTTCGCCGCTGCTGCGCTCGATCAACGCGATCGCCGCAGGGATGCGCAACACCGGCTAG